Part of the Penicillium digitatum chromosome 4, complete sequence genome is shown below.
TTGATTGATGAAGTGAAATTACTGTTCGGATCATCTGAGGCAGAAGGCCAAGGTCAGTTTCATCGTTCTAGCCCCACCTACCACCCACCATCTCAATATTAACAATATTTGCAGAAATTGTTTTTAAAAGCTCCTTACAGTTTGAAAACGTTGAAGAGTTTGAGACGCATCTGAAATCGCGATCGGAGGATATTCGCGCAATAATTTCCCAAGTCCAGTCCAGGTCTAAAGATGCGCCTGCTGAGGTTTCTGAGGTACAGACTCGCCTTGCCAAGAAGTTGGCCGAGGAAAAAGTAACGATCGCCGAGCTTGAGAAAACACTAGCCGAAAAACAACAGTTGGAGGAAAGCTTAGAAGAAGCCTCCCTGCGATATTTGGTAGCTGAAAAGAAACTCGATCGTGCTAAGAGTCTTACGGTTGCAAAATTGGAAAAGCAGCAGTCGATGGGCATTCAACGACCTGGGGAAACGGCACAATCAAAGGGCGAAGAATCGTCCCCGACAAATGGGGGAACCTCCAACGGAGACCGCAACGCTGAGTTGGAAGAAGCCAATAACAAGCTCACTGCAATTTCAGAGAAACAAAAGGAGCAAGTCCGGAAACTGGAAGCCGAGAATGCGAGCCTGCTAGGCCAAATTACCGATATCAAAGTCAAGGTTGGCCTCACCCAGTTGTTACATCATCGTTTTGTCGCTCACATCGGGATTCCAGTCTTCAAAATTCACCGATGACGATTATGCCCACACAGATTTGTTTAAACACCTTCGATCACAATACGATGATGTAGTTAAGCGAATCAACCACCTGGAAGCGACAAATGTTCAACTTCGCGAGGAAGCAGAGAAATACCGCTCGGAAAGAACCGCCTACAAGATCCAGTTGGAGGATGAAACAAAACGTACGATTGCCGAGAAAGAAGCTCAGTTGATGAGAGCTGAAACAGACCTCGCCCGGATACGGAATGCCCGCGATGAACTTCTGGCCGACCAGCAGATGCGAAAGGCCGCGCAAGATCAGAAGAAAACCTCTAGCCTGAAATTGCAAGAACTGGCAGATGCCAGAGAAGCTAGAATCGCAGCCTTAGAGTCGGAAAGTCAAAGATTGCGACTGCAGATTGAGGGCTCCAAATCCGACGATAACATCAATGACATGCCGCTGGAGGAGCTTCGCGCCAAGTACACCATCTTGGAACGCCAGTATGCCATGCTCAACACTGAGTTGACATCGATGCAGACGGCCTATACGAAGTTTGCTACTCTCGCATCGCAAAAAGTCACTGACTTCGAGGCCATGGAAGAGAGGGTCGCACGGCTCACGGCAGAGAAGTCTAAAGCAGATCAAAAGTTTTTTGCAGCAATGAAAAGCAAAGAAGCACGTGATGTCGAAGTCCGAACGCTCAGAATGCAAAGCTCCAAGACGTCAGATATTGTGTCCCAGTTGAAGGAGTCTGAAGCAACCACCCGGTCGTTGTTATCCAACATGGATAAGCAAGCCAGTGAGACCAAAGAGGCACTGAATGCAGCCCTGAGCAAGCATCGTGCCACTCAGCAGCAGTTAACCGAGAGCAACATACTCATGGAAGGCTTGAAAAATCAGGTTGCCGAGCTCAAGGGGCTTTCCGTTTCCAAGGACTCGACCCTGGGAAGCACAACTTCTGCTTTGCGGCAAGCCGA
Proteins encoded:
- a CDS encoding E3 ubiquitin-protein ligase bre1, producing MPAVEPPVASLEPGIVKMEDRKRPAADNNDLAPPLKKQATTLNGGSKPHPDADMPWKDDLERFQKEAILRQMQEYKREKSSLESRLSQMSKAATFHNDHLRIIDLWFKQLIDEVKLLFGSSEAEGQEIVFKSSLQFENVEEFETHLKSRSEDIRAIISQVQSRSKDAPAEVSEVQTRLAKKLAEEKVTIAELEKTLAEKQQLEESLEEASLRYLVAEKKLDRAKSLTVAKLEKQQSMGIQRPGETAQSKGEESSPTNGGTSNGDRNAELEEANNKLTAISEKQKEQVRKLEAENASLLGQITDIKVKSSKFTDDDYAHTDLFKHLRSQYDDVVKRINHLEATNVQLREEAEKYRSERTAYKIQLEDETKRTIAEKEAQLMRAETDLARIRNARDELLADQQMRKAAQDQKKTSSLKLQELADAREARIAALESESQRLRLQIEGSKSDDNINDMPLEELRAKYTILERQYAMLNTELTSMQTAYTKFATLASQKVTDFEAMEERVARLTAEKSKADQKFFAAMKSKEARDVEVRTLRMQSSKTSDIVSQLKESEATTRSLLSNMDKQASETKEALNAALSKHRATQQQLTESNILMEGLKNQVAELKGLSVSKDSTLGSTTSALRQAETEVAGLKQALSDTKKSLDNWKNKSLGNSSSEYEMLRTLALCTVCRRNFKNTAIKTCGHVFCKDCVEERLTSRSRKCPNCGKSFGSNDHMHITL